The proteins below come from a single Eubacterium limosum genomic window:
- the miaA gene encoding tRNA (adenosine(37)-N6)-dimethylallyltransferase MiaA — protein sequence MTKPKIAVLVGPTACGKTDTAVELAKKLDGEIISADSMQIYRQMTIGTAKPTQGEMQGIPHHLIDCVDPDEEYSVARFKEEALGKIEDILIRGRQPIVAGGTGLYINGLTLPWGFREKDTDEKVRERLAREVEEMGREAFYERLKAVDPVTAAALHPNNVKRMIRAYEIYEVTGKPKSCLDMEAAKEELPYDYVLMGISMERPLLYERINRRIDIMVRDGLVGEVRSLLDQGYTEDLLSMKAIGYKEIFPYLKGEMSLDEALYVLKRDTRHFAKRQLTWFRKDQRIRWFEVENYDTKADMAEDMSVYFSAH from the coding sequence ATGACAAAACCAAAGATTGCCGTGCTGGTGGGACCCACCGCCTGCGGAAAAACAGACACAGCTGTTGAGCTGGCCAAAAAGCTTGACGGTGAAATCATCTCTGCGGATTCGATGCAGATTTACCGTCAGATGACCATTGGTACCGCTAAACCTACCCAGGGGGAAATGCAGGGTATTCCACATCATCTCATCGACTGTGTGGACCCGGATGAGGAATACAGTGTCGCGCGGTTTAAAGAGGAAGCCCTCGGGAAAATCGAAGACATTTTAATCCGCGGCAGACAGCCGATCGTGGCAGGAGGAACAGGACTATACATCAATGGGCTTACGCTGCCCTGGGGTTTTCGCGAAAAAGATACAGATGAAAAGGTGCGGGAGCGTCTGGCCCGGGAGGTAGAGGAGATGGGCAGGGAGGCGTTTTATGAACGCCTGAAAGCTGTCGATCCCGTCACAGCAGCGGCCCTGCACCCCAACAATGTCAAGCGCATGATCCGCGCCTATGAAATTTACGAGGTAACCGGAAAACCTAAATCCTGTCTGGACATGGAGGCTGCCAAAGAGGAACTGCCCTACGATTATGTATTGATGGGAATATCCATGGAACGTCCGCTGCTCTACGAGCGCATCAACCGCCGGATCGACATCATGGTGAGAGATGGGCTGGTAGGCGAGGTGAGATCCCTTTTAGACCAGGGCTATACCGAGGACCTTCTTTCCATGAAAGCCATTGGCTATAAAGAGATTTTTCCTTATCTTAAGGGAGAAATGTCCCTTGATGAAGCTCTGTATGTCCTGAAACGGGATACCCGCCACTTTGCCAAACGCCAGCTGACGTGGTTTAGAAAGGATCAGCGTATCCGCTGGTTTGAGGTGGAAAATTACGACACAAAGGCGGATATGGCAGAGGACATGAGCGTTTATTTTTCAGCACATTAA
- the msrA gene encoding peptide-methionine (S)-S-oxide reductase MsrA, whose translation MRTIYLAGGCFWSLEKFMENITGVVETRVGYANGSKEKPTYKEVCTGRTGFAETVKVVYDPGVISLEALLIAFYNVIDPTSVNRQGPDVGSQYRSGIYYTDSEDLPVIEHVTTMTFRRLGGRKPLATEIKPLKNFYDAEEYHQKYLDKNPGGYCHIPEWKMGYSQDRELRAS comes from the coding sequence CTGAGAACAATATATCTGGCCGGCGGATGCTTCTGGAGCCTGGAAAAATTCATGGAAAATATTACCGGCGTGGTGGAAACCCGTGTCGGCTATGCCAACGGCAGCAAGGAAAAACCTACATATAAAGAGGTCTGCACTGGCCGTACTGGCTTTGCGGAAACCGTGAAGGTCGTCTATGACCCTGGCGTTATCAGCCTAGAGGCTTTGCTGATTGCTTTTTACAATGTCATAGATCCCACCAGTGTTAACCGACAGGGTCCTGATGTGGGCTCACAATACCGCAGCGGCATCTATTATACCGATTCAGAGGATTTACCTGTTATTGAGCATGTGACAACCATGACCTTCCGCAGACTCGGAGGCCGCAAGCCCCTCGCGACAGAAATCAAACCACTCAAAAACTTTTATGACGCCGAGGAATACCACCAGAAATATCTGGATAAAAATCCCGGAGGCTACTGCCATATTCCAGAATGGAAAATGGGATATTCACAAGATCGGGAGCTTCGGGCTTCCTGA
- the mutS gene encoding DNA mismatch repair protein MutS: MMQQYLETHEKVKDAILFFRLGDFYEMFFDDALKASKELEIALTGRDCGLDERAPMCGVPYHAAESYITKLVEKGYKVAICEQMEDPSVAKGIVKREIIRVISPGTIAEGKLLESKKNNYLMSLYQEKNTIGLAYLDISTGDFFVTEISGKNTLALLMDEVGKIGPSEILVNPTLFKDTGTIKTLEEKFGIMTNLYPARYFEFKASESRLKEQFDVYSLTALDLERREHSVRAAGALLRYIDETQKRVLTHINHVSYYKNDEYMILDLSTRRNLELTETIRSGEKKGSLLWVLDKTVTAMGGRMLRRWLEAPLLEKKAIEARQDMVEELYRHPGALKDLKGVLGKVYDLERICGKISFGTCNPKDMLSLKQSVSALPLLQAFFAGIDAPVFRKRYGEADLLTDIYELIETSIDDNAPFALKDGKVIKRGYNEEIDGYREASEKGKDWIRDLELKERQRTGIKSLKVKYNRVFGYFIEITKTNLDQTPDDYIRKQTLANAERFFTPELKEMETKILGSEERLAQLEYEIFQDVREKIIGQIARIQKRARDVAEIDALYSLAQVAIAGNYVKPEITNGPELEIENGRHPVVEEIIGINHFVTNGCHFDGKDLRMMLITGPNMAGKSTYIRQIAVIALMAQIGSFIPADSGKIGIVDRIFTRVGASDDLATGQSTFMVEMTEVSNILKNATRDSLVILDEIGRGTSTFDGISIAWAVVEYLWDEQIIGAKTLFATHYHELTELEHLKPGIKNFSIGVRETPEGVVFLRKIKPGSADQSYGIEVAKLAGFPPAVTNRAREILNILDQGEDTYREGMIAAEKPSFESAQINFFDRIPAMSEEEKAVLNSIKDLPINEMTPMEAMNQLYGLQSKLKDN; the protein is encoded by the coding sequence ATGATGCAGCAGTATTTGGAAACCCACGAGAAGGTAAAGGACGCGATTTTATTTTTTCGGCTCGGGGATTTTTATGAAATGTTTTTTGACGATGCCTTAAAGGCTTCGAAGGAGCTTGAGATCGCCTTAACCGGAAGAGACTGCGGACTGGACGAGCGCGCCCCCATGTGCGGGGTGCCCTACCACGCGGCCGAAAGCTATATTACCAAACTGGTCGAAAAAGGCTATAAGGTAGCCATCTGCGAACAGATGGAGGACCCCTCGGTGGCAAAGGGGATCGTCAAGCGTGAGATTATCCGAGTGATTTCCCCGGGCACCATCGCTGAGGGAAAGCTGCTGGAATCAAAAAAGAATAATTATCTGATGTCTCTGTACCAGGAAAAAAACACCATCGGCCTGGCCTATCTGGATATTTCCACCGGAGACTTTTTTGTCACGGAAATTTCAGGAAAAAATACGCTGGCGCTGCTGATGGATGAGGTGGGAAAAATCGGCCCGTCAGAGATTTTAGTCAATCCCACGCTTTTTAAGGACACCGGGACCATTAAAACGCTGGAAGAAAAATTTGGGATTATGACCAATCTATATCCGGCCAGATATTTTGAGTTCAAGGCTTCAGAGTCAAGGCTCAAGGAGCAGTTTGACGTTTATTCTTTGACAGCTCTGGATCTGGAGCGGCGGGAGCACAGCGTGCGGGCTGCCGGCGCACTCCTGCGCTATATTGACGAGACCCAGAAGCGGGTGCTCACGCATATTAACCATGTATCCTACTATAAGAATGATGAATACATGATTCTGGACCTGTCCACAAGACGCAACCTGGAGCTGACCGAGACCATACGCTCTGGGGAGAAGAAGGGAAGCCTGCTCTGGGTTTTGGATAAGACGGTCACCGCCATGGGCGGACGAATGCTGCGCCGGTGGCTGGAAGCGCCGCTGCTTGAAAAAAAGGCGATTGAAGCCCGGCAGGATATGGTGGAGGAGCTGTACCGCCACCCGGGAGCCCTTAAAGATTTAAAGGGCGTTTTGGGAAAGGTATATGACCTTGAGCGTATCTGTGGGAAAATATCCTTCGGAACCTGTAACCCCAAGGATATGCTGTCGCTTAAGCAGTCTGTTTCTGCCCTGCCGCTGCTGCAGGCGTTTTTCGCTGGCATCGACGCTCCAGTGTTCAGAAAGCGCTACGGAGAGGCCGATTTGTTAACCGATATTTACGAGCTCATCGAGACAAGCATTGACGACAACGCGCCCTTTGCCTTAAAGGATGGCAAGGTCATCAAACGCGGCTACAATGAGGAGATTGACGGCTACCGCGAGGCGAGCGAAAAAGGGAAGGACTGGATTCGTGACCTGGAGCTTAAGGAACGGCAGCGCACGGGCATCAAATCACTGAAGGTCAAGTACAACCGTGTGTTTGGCTATTTCATTGAAATTACCAAGACCAATCTGGACCAGACCCCCGATGATTATATCCGTAAACAGACCCTGGCCAACGCAGAGCGCTTTTTCACCCCGGAGCTCAAGGAAATGGAAACCAAGATTCTGGGCTCAGAGGAGCGGCTGGCGCAGCTGGAATATGAGATTTTCCAGGACGTCCGGGAAAAAATCATCGGGCAGATCGCCAGAATTCAGAAACGGGCCAGAGACGTGGCCGAAATTGATGCCCTGTATTCTCTGGCGCAGGTTGCAATAGCGGGCAATTATGTAAAACCAGAGATCACAAACGGACCGGAGCTGGAAATTGAAAATGGCCGGCACCCTGTGGTCGAGGAGATCATCGGCATCAATCATTTTGTGACCAACGGCTGCCATTTTGACGGCAAGGACCTCCGGATGATGCTGATCACCGGGCCGAATATGGCCGGAAAATCCACCTATATCCGCCAGATAGCAGTCATTGCCCTTATGGCCCAGATTGGTTCCTTTATCCCGGCAGACAGTGGAAAAATCGGCATTGTCGACCGTATTTTCACCCGTGTCGGAGCCTCTGATGATCTGGCGACCGGGCAGAGCACCTTTATGGTCGAGATGACAGAGGTCTCCAATATTCTCAAAAACGCCACCCGGGACAGTCTGGTCATTCTGGATGAAATCGGCCGGGGGACCAGCACCTTTGACGGCATCAGCATTGCCTGGGCGGTGGTGGAATACCTCTGGGATGAGCAGATTATCGGGGCCAAAACGCTTTTTGCCACACACTATCATGAACTCACAGAGCTCGAGCATCTGAAGCCTGGCATCAAAAACTTTAGTATCGGCGTCAGGGAAACCCCGGAGGGAGTGGTCTTTTTAAGAAAGATCAAGCCCGGCAGCGCAGACCAGAGCTATGGGATCGAGGTTGCCAAGCTCGCAGGGTTCCCGCCGGCGGTTACAAACCGCGCCAGGGAAATCTTGAATATCCTGGATCAGGGTGAGGACACTTACCGCGAGGGAATGATCGCGGCCGAAAAACCGTCCTTTGAGAGCGCGCAGATAAATTTCTTTGATAGGATTCCTGCCATGTCGGAGGAGGAAAAAGCAGTGCTCAACAGTATAAAAGACCTGCCCATCAACGAGATGACCCCAATGGAGGCCATGAATCAGCTTTACGGCCTGCAGAGCAAGCTGAAAGATAACTAA
- the trkA gene encoding Trk system potassium transporter TrkA, translated as MKIVVVGNGKVGTTLTVQLAREGHDIIIVDNDERVIENVVNAYDVMGICGNGGSYDVLQQAGVATADLFIAVTSGDEMNILSCMLAKKMGAKHTIARVRNPQYTKLLVYMRDELGLSMSINPEFEAANEIFRVLRLPQALEVDSFSKGRVDLVAVRIQPNSKLNGKAIAGLSSFFKANILICAVERKGEVIIPDGDFVMQCGDKIFISATSKELDLFFKETGIISHKIRKVMIIGGGKIAYYLARQLISLKVNVKIVELNKQRSRELSELLPKATVVYGDGTDQAVLTEEGIRNVDACVALTDNDEENIILSMYAGTQKVEKIITKVNRIPLLKIMQDVGIESVISPKMLTANHIVRYVRAMETTEDNSIRTLYKIVDGQAEAIEFPVTRDSGFVGRPLRELNIRKNNLIACIIRKGRIIFPNGDAVMETGDNVVVVTTTQSLKHLKDILDSRE; from the coding sequence ATGAAAATTGTCGTTGTGGGAAATGGTAAAGTCGGCACCACACTGACGGTTCAGCTAGCAAGAGAAGGACACGATATTATTATCGTCGACAACGATGAACGGGTCATTGAGAATGTTGTCAATGCCTATGATGTGATGGGGATCTGCGGAAACGGCGGTTCCTACGATGTATTGCAGCAGGCGGGGGTGGCAACGGCCGATCTTTTTATAGCCGTAACCTCTGGCGATGAGATGAATATTTTAAGCTGCATGCTGGCAAAAAAAATGGGCGCGAAGCACACCATCGCGAGGGTCCGTAATCCTCAGTACACAAAGCTGCTGGTTTACATGCGGGATGAGCTGGGCCTCAGCATGTCCATTAATCCGGAATTTGAGGCGGCCAATGAAATTTTTCGTGTTTTAAGGCTGCCGCAGGCCCTGGAGGTCGATTCTTTTTCAAAGGGCCGAGTTGATTTGGTCGCGGTGAGGATTCAGCCAAACTCAAAGTTGAACGGAAAGGCCATTGCTGGGCTTTCGAGTTTTTTTAAGGCTAATATCCTGATCTGCGCGGTTGAGCGCAAAGGCGAAGTGATCATACCGGACGGTGATTTTGTCATGCAGTGCGGGGATAAGATTTTTATTTCGGCCACTTCCAAGGAGCTGGACCTCTTTTTTAAGGAAACGGGCATTATCAGCCATAAAATCCGTAAGGTTATGATCATCGGCGGGGGGAAAATCGCTTATTATCTGGCCAGACAGCTGATAAGTCTGAAGGTTAATGTCAAGATTGTCGAGCTGAATAAACAGAGGAGCCGGGAGCTGAGTGAGCTTTTGCCAAAAGCGACCGTGGTTTATGGCGATGGAACGGATCAGGCGGTTTTAACCGAGGAGGGAATCCGCAACGTGGACGCCTGTGTGGCGCTGACCGATAACGACGAGGAAAATATCATCCTTTCGATGTACGCAGGCACCCAGAAGGTCGAAAAGATTATTACCAAGGTTAACCGGATTCCGCTGCTCAAGATCATGCAGGACGTGGGGATCGAGAGTGTTATCTCACCTAAAATGCTGACGGCCAACCACATTGTCCGCTATGTAAGGGCCATGGAGACCACTGAGGATAACAGTATCCGCACCTTGTATAAAATTGTCGACGGACAGGCCGAGGCCATCGAATTCCCGGTAACACGGGATTCGGGCTTTGTGGGACGCCCTTTGCGCGAGCTCAATATCCGTAAAAACAACCTGATTGCCTGTATTATCCGAAAGGGACGCATTATTTTCCCGAACGGCGATGCCGTCATGGAAACGGGGGATAATGTGGTTGTGGTTACCACAACCCAGAGCCTGAAGCATCTGAAGGACATACTGGACAGCAGGGAATAG
- a CDS encoding ATP-binding cassette domain-containing protein gives MKDILINGAREGNLKNITVRIPRNQLVVLTGLSGSGKSTLAMDVLYQECQRQYLEAMSYQGITKPEVDSVYHTSPAIQISQEDYHKNPRSTVGTLTDIYTDLRMVYEKLSIRKCPACGRRICSADCREELVKKADGFTVYMYCGCCGHKMEKLTRSHFSHNTAEGACETCQGLGTSLEINSAEVVHETLSLEKGAVDFWEKRYKAYQISVFNQACAHYGMPVPGRDTPVCAFTELQKNLLLNGVEDKMLKERFPDITPPKTVAEGRFEGVYPILWRRVSEKGALSEKNEKYFNTRICPECGGERLNTLSRSVTVNETRLPELSVLSLESLNSWITALESSLEGEKGRMTAPYLLDLKTKLRRIINVGLGYLTLDRQAMTLSGGEAQRIKLAAALDAEITGIIYILDEPTVGLHAKDTEGIIRVLQALRDQGNTVIVIEHDPDVIAAADHIIDMGPGAGMHGGMIVGQGTLAEIRNQPSSVTGQYLKNESPEINRSPRSFTEKMMVQDARLHNIKGIDVCFPINTLTAVTGVSGSGKSTLVFDILAEKGAGGTGQVSGLEKFDTVIKVEQSAIARMKRSNVATYSGAYDEIRKIFGNLEAAKRRGLTAKHFSFNSRGGRCENCEGLGRIVSNMLFFENVETVCPVCGGRQFNEEVLSVRFKGCSIHEILKQPVEKALETFGENKKLERILGLLQDVGLGYLELGQTLTTLSGGEGQRLKLARELMQNRGKRSLYLIDEPTTGLHPLDIEHFLVLLNHMVDNGGTVIVVEHNAQLIRQADWIIDLGPEGGDRGGKVIFEGTPAQIIKSGNTVTGAFLCPGSQSFTDC, from the coding sequence TTGAAAGATATTCTTATAAACGGTGCCCGCGAGGGGAATTTAAAAAATATTACAGTGCGCATTCCAAGAAACCAGCTTGTTGTTTTAACCGGCCTGTCCGGTTCGGGCAAATCGACTCTGGCGATGGATGTTCTTTATCAGGAATGTCAGCGCCAGTATCTGGAGGCCATGAGCTATCAGGGGATCACCAAGCCAGAGGTAGATTCGGTTTACCATACCTCGCCGGCCATACAGATATCCCAGGAGGATTATCATAAAAACCCCCGGTCAACGGTCGGTACGCTGACGGATATTTATACCGACCTGCGCATGGTCTACGAAAAGCTGAGTATCCGGAAATGTCCGGCCTGCGGCCGGCGCATCTGCTCCGCGGATTGCAGGGAGGAGCTTGTCAAAAAGGCAGATGGCTTTACGGTATACATGTACTGTGGATGTTGTGGTCATAAGATGGAGAAGCTCACCCGTTCGCATTTTTCACACAATACAGCGGAAGGCGCCTGTGAGACGTGCCAGGGCCTTGGCACAAGCCTCGAAATAAACAGCGCTGAGGTTGTTCATGAAACACTTTCACTGGAAAAGGGCGCGGTGGATTTTTGGGAAAAGCGATATAAGGCGTATCAAATCAGTGTTTTTAATCAGGCCTGTGCCCATTATGGCATGCCTGTACCAGGCAGGGACACACCGGTTTGCGCTTTCACAGAGCTGCAAAAAAATCTGTTGCTCAATGGCGTTGAGGATAAAATGCTCAAAGAAAGATTTCCCGATATTACACCGCCGAAAACAGTGGCTGAGGGGCGTTTTGAGGGTGTCTATCCCATTTTATGGCGGCGGGTTTCTGAAAAAGGCGCGCTGTCAGAGAAAAACGAGAAATACTTCAATACCCGGATCTGCCCGGAATGCGGCGGTGAGCGGCTAAATACGCTGAGCCGGAGCGTAACCGTCAATGAGACGCGGCTGCCGGAGCTTTCTGTCCTTTCTCTGGAGTCACTCAATAGCTGGATTACCGCGTTGGAAAGCAGTTTGGAGGGCGAAAAGGGCAGGATGACAGCGCCCTATCTGTTAGATCTGAAAACAAAGCTGCGCCGGATCATCAATGTGGGGCTTGGCTATTTAACCCTGGACCGACAGGCCATGACACTGTCCGGCGGAGAGGCACAGCGGATTAAGCTTGCCGCGGCTCTGGATGCCGAAATTACTGGCATTATCTATATTTTGGACGAGCCCACCGTCGGACTGCACGCAAAGGATACCGAGGGGATCATCCGCGTTTTGCAGGCTCTGAGGGATCAGGGCAATACAGTCATTGTCATTGAGCATGATCCTGATGTGATAGCAGCAGCGGATCATATCATTGATATGGGCCCCGGGGCAGGCATGCACGGCGGAATGATCGTGGGTCAGGGAACCCTGGCGGAAATCCGAAATCAGCCCTCCTCGGTAACCGGACAGTATCTGAAAAATGAAAGCCCTGAAATCAACCGGAGCCCCAGAAGCTTTACGGAGAAGATGATGGTGCAGGACGCAAGACTGCACAATATAAAAGGTATTGATGTATGTTTTCCCATCAACACACTGACCGCTGTTACCGGTGTTTCAGGTTCTGGAAAGTCTACGCTGGTGTTTGATATCCTGGCTGAAAAGGGGGCCGGAGGTACCGGACAGGTCTCTGGCCTTGAAAAATTTGATACAGTTATCAAGGTTGAGCAATCCGCCATCGCCCGGATGAAACGCTCGAATGTGGCCACCTATTCCGGCGCTTATGACGAAATCCGAAAAATTTTTGGAAACCTGGAGGCGGCCAAGAGGAGGGGATTGACCGCAAAGCACTTCTCCTTTAACAGCAGGGGCGGCCGGTGTGAAAACTGCGAAGGGCTGGGCCGTATTGTCAGCAATATGCTTTTCTTTGAGAATGTTGAGACAGTCTGCCCGGTTTGCGGCGGCAGGCAGTTTAATGAAGAAGTGTTGAGCGTCAGGTTCAAAGGCTGTTCCATTCATGAGATTTTAAAACAGCCAGTCGAGAAAGCACTGGAGACCTTTGGAGAGAACAAAAAGCTGGAGCGGATCTTAGGGCTGCTGCAGGATGTGGGCTTAGGCTATCTGGAGCTTGGGCAGACGCTCACCACCCTTTCAGGTGGTGAGGGGCAGCGTTTAAAGCTGGCCAGAGAGCTCATGCAAAATCGGGGAAAACGCAGCCTGTATCTGATTGATGAACCGACCACAGGGCTTCATCCCCTTGATATAGAGCATTTCCTTGTGCTTTTAAACCATATGGTGGACAATGGCGGTACCGTCATTGTTGTGGAGCATAACGCCCAGCTTATAAGGCAGGCTGACTGGATTATCGATCTGGGTCCCGAAGGCGGCGACAGAGGAGGAAAGGTTATTTTTGAGGGGACGCCTGCTCAGATTATAAAGAGCGGAAACACTGTCACGGGGGCTTTTCTTTGCCCTGGAAGCCAGTCTTTTACCGATTGCTGA
- the mutL gene encoding DNA mismatch repair endonuclease MutL, whose amino-acid sequence MKIKMLNNETINKIAAGEVIVRPVSVIKELVENAIDAESTRVSVAVEKGGKTSICVTDNGVGIAYNEVPLAFKRHATSKILKIEDLESIDTLGFRGEALSSISAIARVRITTKTAEEEIGSQSLFEGGAFVNQRVCTYDRGTEIMVTDLFYNTPARQKHLQKDKNEEKLIRDILEKLSLSHPEISFTYVSDGREVFKTLGTGNLKDVIESLYGRDFFKGLRELNVENSPMRLRGYISDLTLTRSTREEQIFFINNRFVKNKSLSRAFEDAYEGYMMVHKHPVGIVFMDLPGRMLDVNIHPAKTEIQILNESLVSILFKQGIRDCLKAQNLVVDVSEVTAAPEVPEEAARPKIVEEPVSFLSGESKNFTPVDEISKRQEDRPPAPQLSKTEAVLQEAVKAETEAHRQKVPAAEKMEAHIPEPDAPEPRPVFTEARPIAEEMPRVAEPAPEYPRRKGPDFKNAKIIGQLFSTYILLEKGDEIIMLDQHAAHEAFLYQELKERFDQKSDFPAQSLMVPQPVEISVREADHFDELQPELMRYGFDCDLFGENTLMVRSVPIILGEPQDVSLLKAFIEGRVYEDVSDPRNLIERIITMSCKGAVKGHQELSREEIETLLDGMSRLDNPYTCPHGRPIILKLREYELKKLFKRVV is encoded by the coding sequence ATGAAAATAAAAATGCTCAATAATGAAACCATCAATAAGATTGCGGCCGGAGAAGTCATCGTCAGGCCTGTATCGGTTATTAAGGAGCTGGTGGAGAACGCCATCGACGCTGAGTCCACCCGCGTTTCCGTGGCGGTGGAGAAGGGCGGAAAAACCAGCATCTGCGTGACGGACAATGGTGTTGGAATTGCCTATAATGAGGTGCCTCTGGCCTTTAAACGCCATGCGACCAGCAAAATATTAAAGATTGAGGATCTCGAAAGCATTGATACCCTCGGCTTCAGGGGCGAGGCGCTCTCCAGCATTTCGGCCATTGCGCGGGTCCGGATCACCACGAAAACCGCGGAGGAGGAAATCGGCAGCCAAAGCCTTTTTGAGGGCGGGGCTTTCGTTAACCAGCGTGTCTGCACTTATGACCGCGGAACTGAGATCATGGTGACAGACCTCTTTTATAACACGCCTGCCCGCCAGAAGCATCTGCAAAAGGATAAAAACGAGGAAAAGCTGATCCGGGATATTTTGGAAAAGCTTTCGCTTTCACATCCAGAGATAAGCTTTACCTATGTCAGCGACGGACGTGAGGTATTTAAAACGCTGGGCACAGGAAATCTGAAGGATGTGATCGAGAGCCTGTATGGACGGGATTTTTTTAAAGGCCTTCGGGAGCTGAATGTGGAAAATTCTCCCATGCGCTTGAGGGGCTACATCAGCGACCTTACCCTGACACGTTCTACCAGAGAAGAGCAGATTTTCTTTATCAATAACCGTTTTGTGAAAAACAAAAGTCTTTCGCGGGCCTTTGAGGACGCATATGAGGGTTATATGATGGTGCACAAGCATCCAGTCGGTATTGTGTTTATGGACCTGCCCGGCCGAATGCTGGATGTCAATATTCATCCGGCAAAAACGGAAATCCAGATTCTCAATGAAAGTCTGGTATCCATTTTGTTCAAGCAGGGGATACGGGATTGTCTGAAAGCACAGAATCTGGTGGTGGATGTGAGCGAGGTGACCGCAGCGCCGGAAGTGCCCGAGGAGGCAGCCCGGCCAAAGATTGTGGAGGAGCCAGTCAGCTTTCTGTCGGGAGAGAGTAAAAACTTTACCCCAGTCGACGAAATAAGCAAGAGACAGGAAGATCGACCGCCCGCGCCTCAGCTGTCCAAAACCGAAGCAGTCCTGCAGGAAGCCGTGAAGGCGGAAACTGAGGCGCATCGGCAGAAAGTGCCGGCGGCTGAAAAAATGGAAGCGCATATCCCTGAGCCTGACGCTCCTGAGCCGCGCCCGGTGTTTACCGAGGCCCGGCCCATAGCGGAAGAGATGCCAAGGGTTGCCGAGCCTGCGCCAGAATACCCGCGCCGAAAGGGGCCGGATTTCAAAAACGCAAAAATTATCGGTCAGCTTTTCTCGACCTATATTTTGCTTGAAAAGGGCGATGAGATTATCATGCTTGACCAGCATGCAGCCCATGAGGCCTTTTTATACCAGGAACTGAAGGAGCGCTTTGACCAGAAATCCGATTTTCCGGCCCAGAGCCTCATGGTCCCCCAGCCTGTGGAGATCTCCGTGCGTGAGGCTGACCATTTTGATGAGCTGCAGCCTGAGCTCATGCGCTATGGCTTTGACTGTGACCTTTTTGGCGAAAATACACTCATGGTCCGCAGTGTACCCATTATTTTGGGAGAACCCCAGGATGTATCACTTTTAAAGGCCTTCATTGAGGGCCGGGTCTATGAGGACGTTTCGGACCCCAGAAATCTTATTGAGCGCATTATTACCATGTCCTGCAAAGGGGCTGTGAAAGGGCATCAGGAGCTGTCGCGGGAAGAGATTGAAACGCTGCTTGACGGAATGAGCCGTCTGGATAATCCTTATACCTGCCCCCATGGCCGGCCGATTATCCTGAAGCTGCGTGAATATGAGCTTAAAAAATTATTTAAACGGGTGGTGTAA